One Amaranthus tricolor cultivar Red isolate AtriRed21 chromosome 1, ASM2621246v1, whole genome shotgun sequence DNA window includes the following coding sequences:
- the LOC130817850 gene encoding chaperone protein dnaJ 49-like, producing the protein MDGNKDEALKCIGIAKEAIASGNKQRALKFIKIAQRLNHTLSLDDLISSCEEMDSSVSGSAHNGTDANTNDSEGSSPANTKTTAEASDGERNYTQEHVNLIKEINKHKDYYAVLGVEKTCSVEEVRKAYRKLSLKVHPDKNKAPGAEEAFKKVSKAFKCLSEEDSRRHYDQTGFVDEFEYNQHHNVRRRRRRTNNDFFDDEFDPDEIFRSFFGQSDMFRTSYVYRTRGMGTQPRTDVNGGGPNLMVFLQLVPFLLILLLAYLPFSEPEYSLQKNYSYQFPRVTEKYGVEFFVKSPGFDRSYPIGSAARENLEENVIQDYKNLLGRYCHIELQRRQWSRNLPTRYCDKLQSFGVA; encoded by the coding sequence ATGGATGGTAACAAGGATGAAGCATTGAAGTGTATTGGAATTGCTAAAGAAGCGATTGCATCTGGTAATAAACAACGTGCTCTTAAATTCATTAAGATTGCTCAGCGTCTTAATCATACCTTATCTCTCGACGATTTGATTTCCTCTTGTGAAGAGATGGATTCTTCGGTATCTGGTTCTGCTCATAATGGTACCGATGCAAATACGAACGATAGCGAGGGTTCGTCACCTGCTAATACTAAAACCACTGCTGAGGCCTCCGATGGGGAGAGAAATTATACCCAAGAACATGTCAATTTGATCAAAGAGATCAACAAACATAAGGATTATTATGCAGTACTTGGTGTTGAGAAGACATGTTCTGTAGAAGAGGTTAGAAAAGCTTATAGGAAATTGTCTTTGAAGGTTCACCCTGATAAGAACAAAGCCCCTGGCGCTGAAGAGGCATTCAAGAAGGTTTCCAAGGCTTTTAAGTGTTTGAGTGAGGAGGATTCTAGGAGACATTATGATCAAACTGGTTTTGTGGATGAATTTGAGTATAATCAACATCATAATGTTCGAAGGCGGAGACGAAGAACTAATAATGACTTTTTTGATGATGAGTTTGACCCTGATGAAATATTTAGATCATTTTTTGGTCAATCAGACATGTTTCGAACATCTTATGTTTATAGAACTAGGGGAATGGGAACTCAGCCGAGAACAGATGTGAATGGTGGAGGTCCCAATCTAATGGTGTTTTTACAATTGGTGCCATTTTTGTTGATATTATTGCTTGCTTATTTGCCATTTTCGGAGCCGGAGTACTCTCTGCAAAAAAACTATTCTTATCAATTTCCTCGTGTGACGGAGAAATATGGGGTTGAGTTCTTTGTTAAGTCTCCTGGCTTTGATCGCAGCTATCCTATAGGAAGTGCTGCTCGAGAAAATCTTGAGGAAAATGTTATTCAGGACTACAAAAACTTGCTTGGACGCTACTGCCACATTGAGCTTCAACGCCGTCAATGGAGTCGTAATTTGCCAACTCGATATTGTGATAAGCTCCAGAGTTTTGGGGTGGCATAA